A DNA window from Lepidochelys kempii isolate rLepKem1 chromosome 9, rLepKem1.hap2, whole genome shotgun sequence contains the following coding sequences:
- the RBM41 gene encoding RNA-binding protein 41, with protein MRRVNSSLSSDELLLEDLETEGERQLKSLLHHQLDTAVSIEQCVSKRRCFAPAALYKPFGEEAAGTLTLSQFQALQESEQETASLRELGLSDSEILLWKNHGSADKGSGLGAAPEAMRERLRAIQEKITERQRILSLPQRFAGSKQLSRREMEIENALFQGTDRHSFLRALYHQDEAQKRMVNEKDPMGDLETVCQEMLKKPLTGKSQSTESDPCLPCFPSPSGPVVKGTTQLLDQGEQTEEYGGPSLPAIKAAGTVAQRPTLGPATVKEPVEFIPEEEIRKNRLSEEEIRSISRFSSYKPGEPSKVLYLKNLSTRVTVRELVSLFARFQEKDGTPIQFRLLSGRMRGQAFITFPSVEVAREAMLLVNGYSLLGKTLVIEFGKSKVQSSSVDSVSHSSCATDRAEKPTTN; from the exons GGTCAACAGCAGCCTGTCTAGCGATGAGCTCCTCCTAGAGGATttggagacagagggagagaggcagCTGAAGAGCCTCCTTCACCATCAGCTTGATACTGCTGTCTCTATTGAACA GTGCGTGTCCAAGCGGCGATGCTTCGCCCCAGCTGCTCTTTACAAGCCCTTTGGAGAGGAGGCGGCAGGGACTCTGACCTTATCGCAGTTCCAGGCACTGCAGGAGAGTGAGCAAGAAACAGCCTCTCTTCGGGAACTGGGGCTCTCAGACTCAGAGATCCTGCTCTGGAAGAACCATGGTTCAGCAgataag ggctctgggctaggggcaGCCCCTGAAGCCATGCGGGAACGGCTGCGAGCCATCCAGGAGAAGATCACAGAGCGCCAGCGCATTTTGTCCCTGCCGCAGAGGTTTGCTGGCAGCAAACAGCTGAGTCGGCGGGAGATGGAGATTGAGAATGCGCTCTTCCAGGGGACGGACCGTCACTCCTTCCTGCGGGCACTCTACCACCAAG ATGAAGCTCAGAAGAGGATGGTGAATGAAAAGGACCCAATGGGTGATTTGGAGACTGTCTGTCAAGAGATGCTAAAAAAGCCATTGACCGGGAAATCCCAGTCTACAGAAAGTGATCCATGCTTGCcttgcttcccctccccaagtggacctgtgGTTAAGGGTACCACACAGCTTCTGGATCAGGGAGAGCAGACAGAAGAGTATGGAGGTCCCAGCCTCCCCGCGATTAAGGCAGCGGGAACTGTGGCCCAGCGACCCACCCTGGGGCCTGCAACTGTAAAGGAGCCCGTGGAGTTCATCCCAGAAGAGGAGATCCGCAAGAATCGTCTCTCGGAGGAGGAGATCAGGAGCATCTCCCGGTTTTCCTCCTACAAGCCGGGAGAGCCAAGCAAG GTGCTGTATTTGAAGAACCTGAGCACTCGGGTGACAGTGAGGGAGCTGGTCTCTTTGTTTGCTCGGTTCCAGGAGAAGGATGGCACACCGATCCAGTTCCGTCTGCTGAGTGGCCGCATGAGGGGCCAGGCCTTCATCACCTTTCCCA GTGTCGAGGTTGCACGGGAAGCAATGCTGCTGGTGAACGGCTATAGCCTGCTGGGGAAAACGCTGGTGATAGAGTTTGGGAAAAGTAAGGTGCAGTCATCAAGTGTTGACTCTGTCTCCCACAGCTCATGTGCCACAGACCGTGCAGAGAAACCCACTACTAACTAG